The stretch of DNA TATAAAATCCTTACGTATGAAGATTATACAAAATGGTCCGATGAAGAAATCAAATATCTTAATATCTTTGCCCAAAGACTTGAAGATTATTCAGGCGAAAAACTTATCTATATTGATATCCGCTCAAAAAATAATACTTATGCAAGGCTTGAAACGGTAAAAGTCAGAATAGGTGAGCTGAATTCCACGCTCAAAACAAGAATTATGCGCCTTAACTCAATAATGCCTCAAATTGAAAATCTTAAAAACAAAATAGACTATATAGATTTAAGGTGGGATGATTCTACCTATATCAAGCAAAGAACACCCGGGTCGGCTCCTGAAGAAGAACTCATTGAAGAAGCCGAACCAACACCGGTTGAAACTCCCGCACCAAAAAAGGAAACTGTAAACCAGCCTGCTGTTCCTTCCGTTCAAACACAAGCGGGGACGCCGGCAGCTCCCCAAAAAACTGCCGCTCCCGCCCAAACAGAGGCAAAAAAAGAACAAACAGTCAAAAAAACTGAAACAAAACCTGTCCAACCAAAGTCTCAGACTGTTGCAGCACCTAAACCTTCAACCGTAAAAAGCAATACAACAGTATCAAAACCCACAGCGCCAAAAGCAAAACCCGAAGCTGAAAAAGAACCTGTTAAGCTTGATGCTCCGCCTGTACCTACAGTTTTAATGCCCGAATAACACAGGCTGTTCTAAAATCTTTAATTCGCCTTTTAAAGAGTTAAAATAATACTCTACATTTAAAGGCAGCGTTGCTTTTGAGGTTTCATGACCTGCGCTAAACCCGTACCCTGCGGGGATTTTATACTTTGAAGTGAGTTTTTCCAGCATTTCAAAAAGCAGCAGTTCGGCTTTCGTTTGATTTTCACATAAGCCGGAAAATTTACCTATCAACAGCCCTTTAATCTGCCCTAAAATTCCTGCCAATTCAAGTTGATAGAGCATTCTGTCTATTTTATAAAGAGGCTCGGCAACATCCTCTAAAAATAAAACTCTGCCCTTTAAATCAGGGAAATAAGGTGTTTGCAACAAAGAACACAAAACCGTCAAATTCCCCCCGCTTAAAGGTGCCTGAACTTCTGCATCAACTATAGAAGTATATGCAAACTTGTTTTCCAGCGGTTTATTTGTATTTTTCCCCTCCAGCGTTTCAAAAAAAGAAGTCTTTGTATATTCATCAACCTCATCACAGCCGAAATCGTCCAAAGAAAAAGCCCCGTGAAAAGTTACAAGCCCTGCATATTTATAAAAAGCGCAATGTAACGCCGTAATATCACTGTAGCCGACAAAAATCTTCGGGTTATTTTTTATAACATTATAATCAATTTTATCAAGAAGGCGCAGGCAGCCGTATCCGCCGCGATTTGCAATAATAGCGTTTATGGAAGTGTCGCTGAATGCACTCATTAAATCTTCGAGCCTGTCTTCATCATCACCTGCCAAATAACCGTTAATTTTCCTTGAATTGGGCATAATTACAACAGAATAACCGGCATTTTCGAAGAAGGCTTGTGCTTTTTCAAATTTTTCCTGATAGCTTACAGAACCTGCAGGCGAAACAAAAGCGATTTTATCGCCCTTTTGTAAAACTTTGGGGTAAATTTTATTTAAGCTCATAACAATTTTCTCATGCCTGTGATAGACTGATTATACAGTACAATTAGTGTTTGGTGAAGAAATTGAGTGAAAAATACGTTCCTTTGTATAGAAAATACCGCCCCGCTTCGTTTAATGAAGTAGTAGGACAGGAAGTAATCGTAAAGACTTTGGGCAATGCTGTTTCACTGAACAAAATTGCTCATGCTTATCTGTTTTGCGGTCCGAGGGGTACGGGCAAAACCTCCATTGCAAGGATTTTCGCCAAGACTCTAAACTGCCTTAACCTCAAGGATACAACACCTTGCGGTAAATGCGCTCACTGCCTTGATATGCAAAATTCGATTTCTCTTGATGTAATTGAAATCGATGCGGCAAGCAACAGAAAAGTCGAAGATGCCAGAAACCTTCTTGAAAAAGTACAATTTTCGCCGGTCTTAGGCAAAAGAAAAATATATATAATAGACGAAGTCCATATGCTTACAACAGAGGCATTCAATACTTTGCTCAAAACGCTTGAAGAACCGCCCGAGAATTTGGTATTCATTCTTGCTACAACAGAATCACACAAAGTTCTGGAAACCATTGTAAGCCGCTGCCAAAAGTTCGACTTCAAGAGAATAACCCCGAAAGATATAGTAAACAGGCTTGAAGAAATTTCTAAAAAAGAAAATATCAATATAAAAAAAGAAGCATTGGAATTTATCGCAAGAAAATCAGCGGGCGGATTAAGAGATGCCATTGCTTTACTTGACCAAAGTTCAATTTTAGCGCAAGAAGACCAACCGGTTACAAAAGAGAATATTTCTACGCTGCTTGGCAGCATAAGTGATGATGATTTGTTTGAAACAGCTTCTATAATTGCAAAAAAAGACGCTCAATCAATGTTAAAATACATAAAAAATATTTTGGATAAAGGCAACGACCCTAACCAAATTTTAAAGGAGTTAACGGGGTATTTTAGAAATCTTATGCTGTTAAGCGTATGCAAAACTCCTGATGAAGGCGCCGCCATTACGGAATTATCCGAAGATATATGCCAAAAATTAATGCGGCAAAGCAAAGACTTTTCTACGGTTGAAATAACTCAAATCATAGAAAAATTATCGGAACATGAAAAAAATCTGAGAAACTCTACAAATCCGTATGTTTGGCTTGATGTAGCTTTAATCTCCATAGCCTCAAGAGAAGATATGACGAACCTGAAAAATCTTACGGAAAGAATAGAAAATCTTGAAAATAATAAAACTTTAATATCTCCGCAGGTAACAAATAAAGAGCCTGTTATTGCCAAAGTCAGGGAATTGCCGAAAGTTGAGGAAATAAAACCGCCTGAAATAACCAAGCCTCGGGAAATAAAGGAAGAACCAAAATCCGAACCCGCAGAAAATATTTCAATGCCTGACAAAGAAGAAATTCCGACCCCGGAACCCGAACAGGAAATTGACTGGCAAATTTTCCTTAACAAAGTTCAAACGATTAATATGGCTGTATTTGCTCTACTTCGTACGCATGCAAAAGCTATTTCCTTAAATTCAAAAAAAATAGAATTAGCGTTCAAAAACGATGTTTTTATCAGCAAGACAAAAAACAAGCAGCAAGTGCTTGAAGCAACTGCAAAAGAGCTGTTTGGAACCTGTCCTTTAATCAATTTAAGATTATTAAGGGATGATGATTTCAAAAAAAAAACAGTAACTGAAAAGGCTTATACCGAAGAGTCTCCCATCACACCTGCTAACAGTACTGTTGCAGAAAAACCGGGCGATACTGTCGAAGAAAACGAAATAGCGGAAGAACTTGAACTGACAAAAACAAAAATCAAAGCAATTTCCGTAGGAAATCCCGAAATATCAGACCAAACGCAGTCAATATTAGAATTATTTTCAGGAAAAATAATAGAGTAACTTCACAAAAGAATAAATTTTGACTAATTAACCAAAAAGCAATACAATAAAAAAAGATTATTTTAGGCTGACTTATAATTAATCATGTTCATATAAAATTAATAACGAGGTAAGAGATGAAACTACATTGGCAAATACTGGTTGCACTTGGTTTAGGTGCAAAACGCAACTGGCACATTTTTATAGCTTTATTACTAGGTATAGCGGTAGGATTGATTTTCCCTGCCGATGTATACCCGTCTGTTAACAAGATTCTGGTGTTTGTAGGTCAAGGATTTATTAAATTAATACAAATGGTTGTAATTCCCCTTGTGGTAAGCGCTATTATCGTTGGTATAGCAAGTATGGGGAACTCAAAACAGCTCGGCAAAATCGGGCTTAAAATGATTTTTTATTATTTCTTAATAACGCTTGCTGCCGTTGTAATAGGTTTTACGTTAGCGTTTTTGCTCAACCCCGGGCAAGGTGCGGAAAACTTCATTGATGCTAAAAGCGCTGCTGCTGCCCAGGCAAGTTTTGAAGCTGTGAAACAACACCATGGCAATGTAGGCAAGATGATTTTAGAGATGATTCCGCAAAATCCTATTGCAGCTTTAGCTAACGCTGATATGGTTCCTCTGATTATCTTCTCTGTACTGTTTGCATTGGCTCTTGCTACTATAGGCGATATTAACAGACCGATTGTGTCTTTCTTTGAGTCGGTATTTGCCGCAATGATGAAACTTACCGATTGGATAATGGTTTTAGCCACTCCCGGTATATTTGCCCTTACAGCCTCCGCTATCTCGCATTTCGGCATAGGTGTGTTTAATAATATCGGAACATACCTGTTGACCTTTGCTTTAGGTGTAATGATACAGCTTTTTGTAACTTATCCAATAATATTAAAAGTGTTCAGCAAAGTTAATGTAATAGCGCTATACAGAGCAGTAGCCGAAGCGCTTATGGTTGCGTTCGGGACAGCAAGCAGTTCCGCAACACTACCCGTTACTATTGCCTGCTGCGAACGACGTGCAGGTATCTCAAACAAAATTTGCGGGTTTGTCCTTCCGCTTGGCGCTACAATGAATATGGATGCAACAGCAATGCTGCAGTGTATAGCCGTTGTATTTTTAGCTCAGGCTTATGGTGTTCCTCTTGATATTCAAACTATCCTGCTTGTCGGATTTTTAGCAGTCGTGGCTTCAAGCACATCTGCAGGTATCCCCGGAGCAGGCTTGATTACAATAGCTCTCATTTTAAACAGCCTTGGTTTATCGCACGAACAACTGGTTGAAGGCTTCGCCTTCCTGTTTGCTCTTGACAGGTTAACAGATATGCTTCGTACTATGGTGAACGTCGCAAGCGATACCGTGGTTGCCGCTGCCATTGCATCTAATGAAGGTGAAATAGATTATGACCTTCTCGGTAACCAAAATGTTTGGAAAGAAGTAGTTTAATATATTGATGGCAAAACAAAAAAATATTATAAATCAGCCGCATAAAGAAATTTTTTTGTACACACCTGCCTCTAAACTGCCTGATGCGCTTAATATTTGGTTTTGTTTTCCAGCTCTATATTCAATAGGGATGTCGTCTTTAGGCTATCTGCATATTTTCAGGCTTATGGACGAAAATCCAAAAGCAAACTGCCAAAGAGTTTTCACCGATACTGCCGATTTCTCGGACCCTAAAGGTCTGGATTTGATAGGATTTTCTTCATCATTTGAGTTTGATTTTTTGAATATTTTTAAAATGCTTGAAGAGTTCAAAATCCCGCTTTCCGCTAAAGACAGAGAAGAAAATTGCCCTTTAATTTTTGGCGGCGGTATAGCTTTGAGTGCCAATCCAAAGCCTATCTCTGATATTTTCGATTTTATACTTATCGGCGACGGTGAAGAAGTTATAAACAAAATAACAGATAAACTCTATGAAATCAGAACCTTAAGCCGCAAAGAGAAACTTATTGAGCTGGCTAAAATAGAGGGGATATACGTTCCGGGTATAAACAACTGCGCGGATGTAAAAAAGCAAACCTGCCGGATTACCAATGCTGTTTACACACCTATTATCACAGCGGATACGCTGTTTGATAATATGTTTGTAGTTGAAGTTACAAGAGGCTGCCCTTTTCAATGCAATTTTTGTTTGGCAAGCCATTTGAACCAGCCTGTCAGATATGCAAGCTATGAAAGTATTATTGAAGCAATAAACATAGGGCTTGAGAAAACAGATAAAATAGGACTTTTAGGCGCATTAGTTCCTGCAAACCCTTGTTTTAAAGAAGTCTGTGAGTATTTATACAAACTTAGAGATACAAAAAAATTTCAAATTTCCATCTCCTCGTTAAGGGTTGACAGTATTGATGACTTGACTGTAAAAACACTGGTCAAATGCGGGCAAAAGAGCGCTACCATAGCCATTGAAGCGGGTTCGCAAAGAATGAGAGATTTAATAAACAAAAACCTCAAAGAAGAAGAAATCTTTAATGCTATTGATATTATTTACAAAAACGGGTTAAAAGCCGTAAAAATCTATGCAATCATAGGTTTCCCCGAAGAAACCCAGGATGATACAGAGGCGCTTATAACCTTGATGAAAAATATAAAACAAAGGTTCAAAACCTTAAAATTAACTTTAGCGCTCAACACCTTTATACCTAAAAGGCACACTCCTTTTGAAAATACACTGCCCGAAAATAAAAAAACTCTTGAGAAAAAACTAAACCTTATAAAAAAAGAAATGCATAAACTCGGCATTGCGCTCAGACCGAGCAGTATCAACTGGGATTGGTTTCAATATGTAATTTCATGTGCCGATGAAAGAGGAAGCGAATTTTTGAAAAAAACTTATTCATACGGCAGCAACCTCGGCAGTTTCAAAAAAGCTTACCGTGATATTTACGATTAATTTTCCTGCGGTTTATACTTACCTTGTATATTAATGGTTAATTCACCGGAAACTTTTAAACTAATCTTAAGTTCGGAAAAATCTTTTAAAATTTTATCAACCAAAGGGTACGTTTTAGGAATTTTTTTAGTGTTCAGATAGACAAAAACATCGGTATCAGACGGCAGTTCAATTTTACTTTTTTGAGAAGTCAAATATTTTTCCAAAATCGCCTGATGCCCTATAAGAAATTTTTCATCATTCAGATTTGTAAAATTCAGATTATACGGCAAATATTTAGAGCTTAGGACATTTACGGTCTGACGGTTAACTTCTATTTGGGAAATTTTCGTATTCTTTTGGAACTGCATTGAATCAAACGCTTTTCTTACAGGCGTTGCTATATCCTTTTTAGTTTCCAAAAGAAGCATAGGCTGCAATTGTTTTTTTTGATTAAACAAATAAAAAACGCCATCCCCTTTTAAATTTTGGGCAATATCAAACTCAAAGTTAAGATTTACGGTATCTTCAAGCAAATTCAGAAGGGTTGTATATTGGTTGTCTCCTATATTTTTACGTAAAAAGGAAAATGATTTCGCAAATAAATCAAAGTTGTTGACCCAAATAACGGCAGCTATATTATTCTCATTAAAAAATTCAACAAAAGGCGTTTCCGGGTTAAATATCGACAAAAGCTCTTTTAACCATACCGCCATAACCAATTTTTTATCCTTAAAAGTTATCACACCGTCGGAAATAAAACCTTCATCGTTATAAGTAACGGAAAAAGCTGTTTTGTCCAAAAAACGTGCAGGCAGGGACATATTTGTAAGCTCATTCAAATAATTAGAATTCAATATAATAAAAGTGGCATTCCTCTTATCTTCAAGATTTTTAACCAGATACTTTATATTTTTACTCTCAAATATTTCAAACTTATTTGCAATAATACGATCTTTCAATAACTCTAATTCTATTTCAGAATCCGATATATATGTATATTCATCGTTAACAAAATAATAAAACCCTTGTTTTTCCCGAATTAAAGTGTCCTCTTCCTCCGTCGTATTATTTTTTAAAATAAATAATACATTGTTCGTAGTTTCTGTATTTTTTATAGCACCCCAGGAAAAAGCCTTGACATCTTTTGTATCAAAAGGCACATCAAAAGACTTTAGTGCCTTTGGCGAATCAAAATCCTTATACACCATCGTATTTGAAGGATAGAATTTTAAAAATCTGCTTTTAACAAGTATATCAGAATATTTAGCCTGCATATAAAATGCAAAAAAAGCAAAAATTAAAATAACCAAAAAGGTTAATATTGCACTACTTTTGCTGCAACATACGTCGTTATCAGAATCAATACTTGTATCTTTATCAGAATTATCGGTCATATTCCCGCCAGGTATAACAGCACTTACAGATGAATTATATCAATAAAATAATAACAAAATCATAAAAATTGCGCAATTGGGTAAATATAGCCTTATATTGTTTATGTTAAAATAATTCTAACTAAAGGTGAAACAATGACTAAAAACATTGCATATATTAATCATACGTTTGAAGATAACGCTTTCTCGTCCGGAGGAGAAAAAGTTAATTTTCAAATTTTAAAAGCTTTAATCGAAAATTTTGAAGTTGATATTTATTTTGTAAACAATAAGTTAGAAGGCGACTATAATATAAAAAACTTCTATCAGATGCCGGAGGAAAATTTTTTACAAAACGCCCTTCAAATTGCAAATTCAAAAAATTACGACGCTACAATTTCAACAAATTTTGCCATTCCTACAGATATAGTCTATCTTCATGAGCATTCAAGGGCATACCGCGAAAAGATTGTCAAAACACCTTTTGAAAATCTTATATCAAGTATCTTTAGCGCCAAAAGACATAAACGTTCCCAGTTTGAAATGGAAGCTCAAAAAGAACTTATATCACAATACAACGTAATACTGACGCCATCATCTGTATTAAAAAACGATTTAATCAACCTTCTCGGTGCAGACGGCAAAAATATTTATATACTCCCGCCATGTATAGATAATACCCTTGAAAACATTGAACCTCAAAGCGAAAAGAGAGTATTTACCTTCGGTCTTATAGCAAGAGGTTTTGACAACAAAGGCGGATATATATTTTTAAATGCGCTCGGCCGGTTAAAAAAATACAACCCGAAATTTCGCGCAAAAATAATCTATCCTTACGAAAAGACGGGATTATTTTTAAGGTTATATTTAAAGCTGTTCGGGCTTGAAAACAGGGTTGAATTTATAAAGTATCAACCGGATATGAATAATTTTTATACAAATATAGATTGCCTTGTAATGCCTTCTAAAAGGGAAACCTTTGGACTCGGTACACTGGAGGCGATGAGTTTTGGCAAGATAGTTGTAATCAGTTCAAGGTGCGGGGCAAAAGATATTATTGAGCATAATAAAAACGGATTTGTATTCGATATAACTAAAAAACCCGATAAGAACCTTGCTAATGTTTTAAAAGATATTTTAGATAAACAAAATGACCTTGATAACCTTAAAATGGCAGCGCTATATACCGCTAAAGAATATAATTTTGAGAAGTTTAAAAGTGAGCTTGAAAGAATTATAAATAATTTCAGCCGTACTAAACAAGAGGATAGCGATATTGAATAATATTATTTCTGTTATTTGGAAATGGCTTTGCATTTCAAGAATTTATGCGCTTCCAATGACAGTTTGTGCATGGCTGATAGTTTTTTCTTACGGTTTAAAACAAGGCGGCAGCCTCACATACGGCGTCATTGCCCTTATGGGTTTATGTTTTGCGCATTTAGGCGCAAATCTTTTTGATGAATTTGCAGATTATATGATTGAAGCGAAAAAAAATAACAACTTTGCAGGACTGAACTTAAAAAAAGGTAAATGCCGGTTTTTAATAAATAAAGAAATAACCCCGAAACAAACCTTTATGGTAGTGCTTTTTTACTTTTTTGCGGCAGCAATAACAGGGCTTATACTATTTTATTTTACGGGATACCCTGTTTTAATCGTTGCATTGCTTGGCGGTATAATAGCAATTTTATACCCCAGATTGCCATACCTCGGACTGGGGGAAGCCGGCATAGGGCTGAACTTCGGGTTCCTCTTGTTCATAGGGGTCTATTATGTTATGACACAATCTTTCAGCCTTAACGTTATTCTTATTGCCATATCAAGCACATTAATCACTCTGGTTCTTCTGCATACCGATTATATGATGGATTTGTCCGCGGATAATATCAATCAAAAGAAAACTCTTTGCACAATGCTGAAAGACAGGCAAAAAGGTTTCTATTTACTTATAATCATGGTTTTTGCAGCATACGTCAATATAGGGCTGCTCATTATTTTTAAAATACTTCCGCCTTTGTCATTAATAACATTTTTATCGCTGCCCACAGTATTTGAATTAATTAAAAACCTGCAAACGTACCTTCAAGACAATAACAGTCTGGTGAAAAAAACCTTTTATATGGGACCGATGGAGGATGAGCAAATACTCGATGTTCAGAGAAAAGCAATAATGCAAAGAATGTTCATTGCAAGAAACACTGCCTTCTTTTTCTCGTTATTTCTAAGCTTAAGTATTCTTTTTAGCTGAGTTTGTTATTGACTTTTGTAAGAAAACCAATTTTGTCGTCATCAGAGAGATTTTTTAAAAGCTCAACGAAAATTCTTACACTCTCATCCTTATCATACCAACGATTTCTGGCTTGTTCACCGGTTGCCATTTTAAAAACGCTTGCAACATCCAGTTTGTCATAAGGTCTTAAATTAATAAGCTCTTGTGTCATAAAAGAAATAACACTCTTTTTCTCTTCGTCATCCGCCTTTTCAAACAAAGAAAATAAAACATTTACCATAGAATTAATTTCGTACCATCTGGAGTTCATAATTTTCCTAAATCCTGACTACTGCGTTATAATTATATCATATAGACTTGTTAAACAAAATTATTTTTTAATAAGGGTTGTTTATGTACTTGATAGAACGAATTGTAAAGTTATTACAAAACAAAAAAGAAGCTCCTGAAATTAAAGAAGAGCAGGAAGAATGCGAACATATATTCCTGCCGATTGACAGCAGCTGCGAGTACTTAGCCTGCAGTAAATGCGGACTTATTATAAAAAACAGCTTAAAATAGTTTATAAAAAAATTTAAAATTCTTCATGCCTGTCATATAATAAAATAAAGGGAAATAAATAGTCGGTATATAAAATGCAAAGTATTGAACAAGATATAAGAAAAAAATTGATAGAAAGCGCCAAAGAAGTTTTCAAGATAGAAGCTGATAGTATATCACAGCTTAGCGAGAGGCTGAACGATTCTTTTGTAGAGGCGATAGAAATCCTTTACACCTGCAAGGGAAGGGTAGTAATTTCAGGCATGGGTAAATCAGGGCTTATCGGTAAAAAAATTGCAGCAACTCTGTCAAGCACAGGAACTCCTTCATACTTTTTGCACCCTGCAGAATCAACCCACGGCGATAGCGGAATTTTAACAAAACAGGATGTTGTCATTGCTATTTCAAACAGCGGCAATACAAATGAATTATTACAATTATTGCCTATCATAAAACGTTTGGGTATTAAAATAATAGCAATCGTAGGAAATGTAAACTCCGTATTAGGCGAAAAAAGCGATGTAGTACTCGACGTAAGCGTTGAAAGAGAGGCGTGTCCGCTGAACAAAG from Candidatus Gastranaerophilales bacterium encodes:
- a CDS encoding prenyltransferase, translating into MNNIISVIWKWLCISRIYALPMTVCAWLIVFSYGLKQGGSLTYGVIALMGLCFAHLGANLFDEFADYMIEAKKNNNFAGLNLKKGKCRFLINKEITPKQTFMVVLFYFFAAAITGLILFYFTGYPVLIVALLGGIIAILYPRLPYLGLGEAGIGLNFGFLLFIGVYYVMTQSFSLNVILIAISSTLITLVLLHTDYMMDLSADNINQKKTLCTMLKDRQKGFYLLIIMVFAAYVNIGLLIIFKILPPLSLITFLSLPTVFELIKNLQTYLQDNNSLVKKTFYMGPMEDEQILDVQRKAIMQRMFIARNTAFFFSLFLSLSILFS
- a CDS encoding LD-carboxypeptidase; its protein translation is MSLNKIYPKVLQKGDKIAFVSPAGSVSYQEKFEKAQAFFENAGYSVVIMPNSRKINGYLAGDDEDRLEDLMSAFSDTSINAIIANRGGYGCLRLLDKIDYNVIKNNPKIFVGYSDITALHCAFYKYAGLVTFHGAFSLDDFGCDEVDEYTKTSFFETLEGKNTNKPLENKFAYTSIVDAEVQAPLSGGNLTVLCSLLQTPYFPDLKGRVLFLEDVAEPLYKIDRMLYQLELAGILGQIKGLLIGKFSGLCENQTKAELLLFEMLEKLTSKYKIPAGYGFSAGHETSKATLPLNVEYYFNSLKGELKILEQPVLFGH
- a CDS encoding dicarboxylate/amino acid:cation symporter translates to MKLHWQILVALGLGAKRNWHIFIALLLGIAVGLIFPADVYPSVNKILVFVGQGFIKLIQMVVIPLVVSAIIVGIASMGNSKQLGKIGLKMIFYYFLITLAAVVIGFTLAFLLNPGQGAENFIDAKSAAAAQASFEAVKQHHGNVGKMILEMIPQNPIAALANADMVPLIIFSVLFALALATIGDINRPIVSFFESVFAAMMKLTDWIMVLATPGIFALTASAISHFGIGVFNNIGTYLLTFALGVMIQLFVTYPIILKVFSKVNVIALYRAVAEALMVAFGTASSSATLPVTIACCERRAGISNKICGFVLPLGATMNMDATAMLQCIAVVFLAQAYGVPLDIQTILLVGFLAVVASSTSAGIPGAGLITIALILNSLGLSHEQLVEGFAFLFALDRLTDMLRTMVNVASDTVVAAAIASNEGEIDYDLLGNQNVWKEVV
- a CDS encoding glycosyltransferase family 4 protein, with protein sequence MTKNIAYINHTFEDNAFSSGGEKVNFQILKALIENFEVDIYFVNNKLEGDYNIKNFYQMPEENFLQNALQIANSKNYDATISTNFAIPTDIVYLHEHSRAYREKIVKTPFENLISSIFSAKRHKRSQFEMEAQKELISQYNVILTPSSVLKNDLINLLGADGKNIYILPPCIDNTLENIEPQSEKRVFTFGLIARGFDNKGGYIFLNALGRLKKYNPKFRAKIIYPYEKTGLFLRLYLKLFGLENRVEFIKYQPDMNNFYTNIDCLVMPSKRETFGLGTLEAMSFGKIVVISSRCGAKDIIEHNKNGFVFDITKKPDKNLANVLKDILDKQNDLDNLKMAALYTAKEYNFEKFKSELERIINNFSRTKQEDSDIE
- the dnaX gene encoding DNA polymerase III subunit gamma/tau, with product MKKLSEKYVPLYRKYRPASFNEVVGQEVIVKTLGNAVSLNKIAHAYLFCGPRGTGKTSIARIFAKTLNCLNLKDTTPCGKCAHCLDMQNSISLDVIEIDAASNRKVEDARNLLEKVQFSPVLGKRKIYIIDEVHMLTTEAFNTLLKTLEEPPENLVFILATTESHKVLETIVSRCQKFDFKRITPKDIVNRLEEISKKENINIKKEALEFIARKSAGGLRDAIALLDQSSILAQEDQPVTKENISTLLGSISDDDLFETASIIAKKDAQSMLKYIKNILDKGNDPNQILKELTGYFRNLMLLSVCKTPDEGAAITELSEDICQKLMRQSKDFSTVEITQIIEKLSEHEKNLRNSTNPYVWLDVALISIASREDMTNLKNLTERIENLENNKTLISPQVTNKEPVIAKVRELPKVEEIKPPEITKPREIKEEPKSEPAENISMPDKEEIPTPEPEQEIDWQIFLNKVQTINMAVFALLRTHAKAISLNSKKIELAFKNDVFISKTKNKQQVLEATAKELFGTCPLINLRLLRDDDFKKKTVTEKAYTEESPITPANSTVAEKPGDTVEENEIAEELELTKTKIKAISVGNPEISDQTQSILELFSGKIIE
- a CDS encoding radical SAM protein; the protein is MAKQKNIINQPHKEIFLYTPASKLPDALNIWFCFPALYSIGMSSLGYLHIFRLMDENPKANCQRVFTDTADFSDPKGLDLIGFSSSFEFDFLNIFKMLEEFKIPLSAKDREENCPLIFGGGIALSANPKPISDIFDFILIGDGEEVINKITDKLYEIRTLSRKEKLIELAKIEGIYVPGINNCADVKKQTCRITNAVYTPIITADTLFDNMFVVEVTRGCPFQCNFCLASHLNQPVRYASYESIIEAINIGLEKTDKIGLLGALVPANPCFKEVCEYLYKLRDTKKFQISISSLRVDSIDDLTVKTLVKCGQKSATIAIEAGSQRMRDLINKNLKEEEIFNAIDIIYKNGLKAVKIYAIIGFPEETQDDTEALITLMKNIKQRFKTLKLTLALNTFIPKRHTPFENTLPENKKTLEKKLNLIKKEMHKLGIALRPSSINWDWFQYVISCADERGSEFLKKTYSYGSNLGSFKKAYRDIYD
- a CDS encoding cell division protein FtsQ/DivIB, with translation YKILTYEDYTKWSDEEIKYLNIFAQRLEDYSGEKLIYIDIRSKNNTYARLETVKVRIGELNSTLKTRIMRLNSIMPQIENLKNKIDYIDLRWDDSTYIKQRTPGSAPEEELIEEAEPTPVETPAPKKETVNQPAVPSVQTQAGTPAAPQKTAAPAQTEAKKEQTVKKTETKPVQPKSQTVAAPKPSTVKSNTTVSKPTAPKAKPEAEKEPVKLDAPPVPTVLMPE